The following are encoded together in the Humulus lupulus chromosome 5, drHumLupu1.1, whole genome shotgun sequence genome:
- the LOC133778693 gene encoding methionine gamma-lyase, giving the protein MAETRIIPTKRRSAAHDGGDGSDYGSGTVANKKSMLLPTTWDQDPAAALAGARHEFGEHGGVNMSIEASATFTVMEPETMRRMFAGELGADRDFFIYSRHFNPTVLNLGRQMAAMEGTEAAYCTSSGMAAISSVLMQLVSSGQNVVASRTLYGGTHALLTHFLPRVCNITTTFVDVSDVDSVREAIVEGKTKVLYFESVSNPTLAVANIPELSRVAHAKGVTVVVDNTFSPMVLSPARLGADVVVHSISKFISGGADIIAGAVCGPEKLVNSMMDLHQGSLMLLGPTMNAKVAFELSERIPHLSLRMKEHCKRALEFATRMKKMGLKVIYPGLEDHPHHELLKSMANKDYGYGGLLCLDMVTEERANDLMDVLQNHSQFGYMAVSLGYYETLMSCSGSSTSSELNSEEKALAGISPGLIRMSVGYVGTLDQKWSQFENAISRFQDSGLFK; this is encoded by the exons ATGGCCGAAACACGAATCATCCCAACCAAGAGGCGCTCCGCCGCACACGACGGCGGAGACGGAAGCGACTACGGGAGCGGAACCGTGGCCAACAAGAAATCAATGCTGCTCCCGACGACGTGGGACCAAGACCCAGCGGCGGCACTAGCCGGTGCGCGCCACGAGTTCGGCGAGCACGGCGGGGTGAACATGTCGATCGAGGCTTCGGCGACGTTCACGGTGATGGAGCCGGAGACGATGCGGCGGATGTTCGCCGGAGAATTGGGGGCGGACAGAGACTTCTTCATCTACAGCCGCCACTTCAATCCGACGGTGCTCAATCTCGGACGGCAGATGGCGGCGATGGAGGGCACCGAAGCCGCGTACTGCACCTCCAGTGGCATGGCCGCCATATCCTCGGTTCTGATGCAGCTAGTCAGTAGCGGCCAAAACGTCGTCGCTTCGAGGACACTGTACGGTGGGACCCACGCCCTCCTGACCCACTTCCTTCCCCGAGTGTGTAACATAACCACCACGTTTGTCGACGTGAGTGACGTGGACAGCGTGAGGGAGGCGATCGTGGAGGGCAAGACCAAAGTGCTTTACTTCGAGAGCGTTTCGAACCCCACTCTCGCCGTCGCTAACATCCCCGAGCTCAGTCGTGTGGCACACGCGAAGGGTGTGACGGTGGTCGTCGATAATACTTTCTCGCCGATGGTTCTGTCGCCGGCTCGGCTCGGAGCCGATGTTGTCGTTCATAGCATTTCTAAGTTCATCAGTGGTGGGGCCGACATTATTGCAG GAGCTGTGTGTGGGCCAGAAAAGTTGGTAAACTCGATGATGGACCTTCACCAAGGAAGTCTAATGCTTCTAGGCCCAACAATGAATGCCAAGGTTGCCTTCGAACTCTCAGAGCGAATCCCCCACCTGAGCCTGAGAATGAAAGAACACTGCAAAAGGGCCTTGGAATTCGccacaagaatgaagaaaatggggCTGAAAGTGATCTACCCAGGCCTAGAAGACCACCCTCACCACGAGCTCCTCAAGTCCATGGCCAACAAGGACTATGGCTACGGTGGTCTTCTGTGTCTGGACATGGTGACGGAGGAGAGAGCCAATGATCTAATGGACGTGTTGCAGAACCATTCCCAGTTTGGCTACATGGCTGTGAGTTTGGGCTACTACGAAACCCTAATGTCCTGCTCCGGTAGCAGCACCAGCAGTGAGCTCAACAGTGAGGAGAAAGCCCTCGCCGGAATCTCACCTGGGCTGATCAGAATGTCAGTTGGGTACGTTGGGACTTTGGACCAAAAATGGAGCCAGTTTGAGAATGCCATTTCTAGATTTCAGGATTCTGGTTTgttcaaatga
- the LOC133778691 gene encoding uncharacterized protein LOC133778691 has translation MASEDERAGAEIVYGHEECHRRSIELLEELGFPKGVLPLQDLEECGRVKETGYVWMKQKAPYEHFFEKTNTRVSYAVEVTAYVEKFKMKKMTGVKSKQMFLWVPIVEMSIEDPAKKKIYFKTPMGIGKSFPATAFMTEEEKEKYLEEKKNKAAIEA, from the coding sequence ATGGCCAGCGAAGACGAGCGCGCGGGAGCGGAGATCGTGTACGGCCACGAGGAGTGCCACCGGAGATCGATCGAGCTTCTGGAGGAGCTAGGGTTTCCGAAGGGGGTTCTGCCTTTGCAGGATCTGGAAGAGTGTGGAAGAGTGAAAGAGACTGGCTACGTGTGGATGAAACAGAAGGCACCGTACGAACACTTCTTCGAGAAGACGAATACTCGTGTGAGCTACGCGGTGGAGGTGACGGCGTATGTGGAGAAGttcaagatgaagaagatgaCCGGAGTTAAGAGCAAGCAGATGTTTTTATGGGTTCCGATTGTGGAGATGAGCATAGAAGATCCGGCGAAGAAGAAGATTTACTTCAAAACCCCAATGGGGATTGGCAAGTCGTTTCCGGCGACGGCGTTCATGACGGAGGAGGAGAAAGAGAAGTACTTGGAGGAGAAGAAGAATAAGGCTGCTATTGAAGCTTGA
- the LOC133778692 gene encoding embryogenesis-associated protein EMB8: protein MAKAYLGTTPHINPFAHSTLFHKRSRLSSAGAMPPDQNPPRPHPSLEIVDGTRGSFLHALKTLVRPYTPFPFVAWNRHVETIFAAFFRSVPDVRLRRECLRTKDDGSVALDWVPGDDRRLSPESPLLILLPGLTGGSDDSYVRHMLLRAKSKGWRVVVFNSRGCGNSPVTTPQFYSASFLGDMHEVVAHVGARYPKANLYAVGWSLGANILVRYLGQESHTCPLSGAVSLCNPFNLVIADEDFHKGFNNVYDKALSSALCKIFKKHALLFEDIGGDFNIPMAAKAKTVRDFDEGLTRVSFGFKSVDDYYFNSSSSDSIKDVCRPLLCIQAANDPIAPSRGIPREDIKANPNCLLIVTPQGGHLGWVAGGEAPIGAPWTDTVVIEFLEHLEREASSKALSSSSNTGIVHHMEV, encoded by the exons ATGGCCAAAGCCTACTTAGGCACCACACCACACATCAACCCATTCGCCCACTCCACACTCTTCCACAAACGCTCGCGTCTCTCCTCGGCCGGAGCAATGCCGCCGGACCAGAACCCACCTCGGCCGCACCCGTCGCTAGAAATCGTCGACGGAACTCGTGGCTCGTTTCTACACGCGCTCAAGACTCTAGTCCGACCTTACACACCCTTCCCCTTCGTCGCCTGGAACCGCCACGTGGAAACCATCTTTGCCGCCTTCTTCCGGTCCGTCCCCGACGTCAGGCTCCGCCGCGAGTGCCTCCGTACTAAGGATGATGGTTCTGTTGCCCTCGATTGGGTCCCTGGCGATGATCGCAGATTGTCGCCCGAGTCTCCTCTTCTCATTCTTCTG CCTGGTTTGACTGGTGGTAGTGATGATTCTTACGTGAGACATATGCTACTTCGAGCCAAAAGCAAGGGATGGCGTGTAGTTGTCTTCAATAGCAGGGGTTGTGGGAATAGCCCCGTTACCACTCCTCAG TTCTATTCAGCTTCATTTTTAGGAGACATGCACGAAGTAGTAGCACATGTTGGTGCTCGGTATCCGAAAGCTAATTTATATGCTGTTGGTTGGTCTCTTGGTGCAAACATTCTTGTTCGCTACTTAGGTCAG GAATCTCATACCTGCCCCCTTTCTGGTGCTGTGTCATTGTGCAATCCTTTCAATTTGGTCATTGCAGATGAGGATTTTCACAAGGGATTCAATAATGTTTATGACAAAGCTCTTTCAAGTGCTCTTTGCAAAATTTTCAAAAA GCATGCTCTACTCTTCGAGGACATTGGTGGTGATTTTAATATTCCAATGGCTGCCAAGGCAAAGACTGTCAGGGACTTTGATGAAGGACTAACTCGTG TTTCATTTGGCTTTAAGTCAGTAGATGATTACTACTTCAACTCCAGTAGTTCAGATTCCATTAAAGATGTCTGCAGACCTTTGCTTTGCATCCAG GCAGCAAATGATCCAATTGCTCCAAGTAGGGGAATTCCTCGTGAAGATATAAAG GCGAATccaaattgtttattgatagtgaCACCACAAGGCGGCCATCTCGGATGGGTTGCCGGTGGTGAAGCTCCCATTGGAGCCCCTTGGACAGACACTGTAGTCATTGAATTCCTTGAGCATCTGGAGAGAGAAGCATCATCTAAAGCTCTTTCATCTTCTAGTAACACAGGCATAGTGCACCACATGGAGGTGTAA
- the LOC133834124 gene encoding uncharacterized protein LOC133834124: protein MVSTRSAGDNLSIESPENDGPIDDDFETDESDDDRDSPPSVKMHATLKKMKTRSPPSVKPRTNKKLKIVDEAVLVQDSISDSDPIPESPLIKDWEFFFRPDNRPGGRKKDGDQFDTFVVPKLPKQGECDCGIFVIKYAEFFLHGCIEKLPNPLPVQAFRNKIAVKLYNHGAHKIEKNCGSDSENVGRNNRIVVA from the exons ATGGTATCAACTCGGAGTGCCGGAGACAATCTATCCATTGAGTCGCCGGAGAATGATGGTCCGATCGATGATGACTTTGAAACCGACGAGTCCGATGATGACAGAGATTCCCCACCGAGTGTGAAGATGCATGCAACTCTTAAAAAGATGAAAACTAGATCACCCCCCTCTGTTAAACCGAGAACTAACAAGAAGTTGAAAATTGTTGATGAAGCTGTCCTTGTTCAAGACTCTATTTCTGACTCCGACCCAATCCCCGAATCCCCATTGATAaag gattgggaattttttttcagaCCCGATAATAGACCGGGTGGGAG GAAGAAGGATGGTGATCAATTTGATACATTCGTTGTTCCAAAACTTCCGAAGCAAGGAGAATg TGATTGTGGCATTTTTGTTATCAAGTATGCTGAATTCTTTTTGCATGGGTGTATTGAAAAGTTGCCCAATCCATTACCTGTTCAAGCATTCCGGAACAAGATCGCCGTGAAGTTGTATAATCATGGTGCTcacaaaattgaaaaaaattgtgGTTCTGATTCGGAAAATGTCGGAAGAAATAATAGGATCGTTGTTGCTTAG